The sequence TCTAATCTATGATAGCTGGATATCACGTGCATGCTCTGTCACATTACAggtatgaaaaaaataataggTTTGGCTTGCCAAAAATTAATAATGCAATCTTTCATCCTTGATTCCCATTCCCCAAAACCGGAGAAGTAGTTTTCATGTATTTCAAACTTTAAGTTGATGTAGAAACTCGAAGGaagcaaaaaagaaaggaaaagtatAATATAGTAGAATTCAACCACGTAATTGTCGTGCAATCTGAATACCTGAGACAAAGGGAGATTTGGTTTCTCCAGGTCATCGGTATCTATGAGGATACCAGTGCCCTGACACTCTGGGCAGAATACAGAATGCATTTGTGAGCTCAATGCTATCAACTGATCATCTTTTCCATTGCACTTAGCTGCAGTTTTTCTCCTCGATCTTCTCCTCACTTTTGAACTAGCGGACTGATTCGTGATCATCTCAACTTCACACAGAAGTATCCAGTGTATAAGGCAGGAAGTATGAAACACATGAAAAGCCTGCATGcgcataaataaaaaatgatgcTAACTACTTTCTTAGAGAAAGAAAGATAAAGAGAAACAAACTCTCTTGAAATTAAATACATAGATTTACGATATTAAAAAGATAAGAGGGTCAAGATGGGTGGGGGTGTGGAGGacaggaagaaaaagaaaaggatgcAAGTTATTTGGGACTCACCCCATTCGCATTTCGACTACTGCAAGCAAGCCTTCCTGTCTTCAAATTTATGAGAGTGGCTACATCTTTCCCAGGAAGCATCTTCTGTTGACAGATATCACACATTCTGCCCGAAGCTAAACGCTGTTGCCGTCTTAACTCTCTCCTTATAGACTTGTTAATAAATCTTGTGTGCAGAAGCTGATCATCATACCGTTCTAAAAGCAATCTTGATGTTGCACCGCTGGAAGCAGATGAATCTTCCCCACATGAATCAAACTGATTACTTAGAGATTCACTAATATCTTCAGGGTCAGAGAAGAATTTCTTTCTCTTACTGCTGCTGCATTCACCATTCTCTGTTTCTTCTGTAGGACTGGATGAAAGAAGCATCTTTACATCATCAAGTAATCCCTTCCTACCTAAATCAATATTGTAACTGAAGGTAACGACCGCAAAGTTGTGCTCAGGAACCGTGAGTAAATCATTGCTATCTGTCCTTTTCCCCAACCATTCACACCATATTCTACTAATACAATTTGACAGCTCATCCTTCTCGAGGAGCCTTGCAGCAATTTGTCCAAAGCCTACCTGCTTCACTTCTATGTCAGTAATTTCATCCCTAAACAGAATATGAGGGATCGCCAGAGAGGAATTCGCTCCATCAGAATGCTTAttacattcatgaccatcagcACCAAAATTCCCATTGCCATTAGATATCAAATTTTCCCCATATTTGACAACAGCAAGATTGTTTTCATTGTCATGAGACTCCAAAATCTTACGTTTATTGCCATCTGGAACCACCAACTGCTTATCAGTCTCATCTGAATTATGAAAGAAAACCATACCATCGTTAAAAGGCCACGGGTTTGATTGCAAGAGAGTAACCTTAGCAGCAGCTAACCTGTCATTGTGAAGATTACCCTTCAAGTGATCAAACAGCACCTTATCACTATAACATGGCGCAAGGCACAAAGTGCAGAAGAAAAT is a genomic window of Malus domestica chromosome 09, GDT2T_hap1 containing:
- the LOC103400597 gene encoding uncharacterized protein isoform X4; the protein is MAGRWDVGFPRTSASSLREQATRTILRNVRSQGHTYVELREEGKKFIFFCTLCLAPCYSDKVLFDHLKGNLHNDRLAAAKVTLLQSNPWPFNDGMVFFHNSDETDKQLVVPDGNKRKILESHDNENNLAVVKYGENLISNGNGNFGADGHECNKHSDGANSSLAIPHILFRDEITDIEVKQVGFGQIAARLLEKDELSNCISRIWCEWLGKRTDSNDLLTVPEHNFAVVTFSYNIDLGRKGLLDDVKMLLSSSPTEETENGECSSSKRKKFFSDPEDISESLSNQFDSCGEDSSASSGATSRLLLERYDDQLLHTRFINKSIRRELRRQQRLASGRMCDICQQKMLPGKDVATLINLKTGRLACSSRNANGAFHVFHTSCLIHWILLCEVEMITNQSASSKVRRRSRRKTAAKCNGKDDQLIALSSQMHSVFCPECQGTGILIDTDDLEKPNLPLSQLFKYKIKVSDARRAWMKSPEMLENCSTGFHFPSQSEEGIEEKVKPLKLLRFYRAD
- the LOC103400597 gene encoding uncharacterized protein isoform X3; the encoded protein is MAGRWDVGFPRTSASSLREQATRTILRNVRSQGHTYVELREEGKKFIFFCTLCLAPCYSDKVLFDHLKGNLHNDRLAAAKVTLLQSNPWPFNDGMVFFHNSDETDKQLVVPDGNKRKILESHDNENNLAVVKYGENLISNGNGNFGADGHECNKHSDGANSSLAIPHILFRDEITDIEVKQVGFGQIAARLLEKDELSNCISRIWCEWLGKRTDSNDLLTVPEHNFAVVTFSYNIDLGRKGLLDDVKMLLSSSPTEETENGECSSSKRKKFFSDPEDISESLSNQFDSCGEDSSASSGATSRLLLERYDDQLLHTRFINKSIRRELRRQQRLASGRMCDICQQKMLPGKDVATLINLKTGRLACSSRNANGAFHVFHTSCLIHWILLCEVEMITNQSASSKVRRRSRRKTAAKCNGKDDQLIALSSQMHSVFCPECQGTGILIDTDDLEKPNLPLSQLFKYKIKVSDARRAWMKSPEMLENCSTGFHFPSQSEEGIEVSEKVKPLKLLRFYRAD
- the LOC103400597 gene encoding uncharacterized protein isoform X2, which codes for MAGRWDVGFPRTSASSLREQATRTILRNVRSQGHTYVELREEGKKFIFFCTLCLAPCYSDKVLFDHLKGNLHNDRLAAAKVTLLQSNPWPFNDGMVFFHNSDETDKQLVVPDGNKRKILESHDNENNLAVVKYGENLISNGNGNFGADGHECNKHSDGANSSLAIPHILFRDEITDIEVKQVGFGQIAARLLEKDELSNCISRIWCEWLGKRTDSNDLLTVPEHNFAVVTFSYNIDLGRKGLLDDVKMLLSSSPTEETENGECSSSKRKKFFSDPEDISESLSNQFDSCGEDSSASSGATSRLLLERYDDQLLHTRFINKSIRRELRRQQRLASGRMCDICQQKMLPGKDVATLINLKTGRLACSSRNANGAFHVFHTSCLIHWILLCEVEMITNQSASSKVRRRSRRKTAAKCNGKDDQLIALSSQMHSVFCPECQGTGILIDTDDLEKPNLPLSQLFKYKIKVSDARRAWMKSPEMLENCSTGFHFPSQSEEGIESFDLFVLGKGETVEVAAFLQSRLNRVGVENTGNHVAVCSSR
- the LOC103400597 gene encoding uncharacterized protein isoform X1, with the translated sequence MAGRWDVGFPRTSASSLREQATRTILRNVRSQGHTYVELREEGKKFIFFCTLCLAPCYSDKVLFDHLKGNLHNDRLAAAKVTLLQSNPWPFNDGMVFFHNSDETDKQLVVPDGNKRKILESHDNENNLAVVKYGENLISNGNGNFGADGHECNKHSDGANSSLAIPHILFRDEITDIEVKQVGFGQIAARLLEKDELSNCISRIWCEWLGKRTDSNDLLTVPEHNFAVVTFSYNIDLGRKGLLDDVKMLLSSSPTEETENGECSSSKRKKFFSDPEDISESLSNQFDSCGEDSSASSGATSRLLLERYDDQLLHTRFINKSIRRELRRQQRLASGRMCDICQQKMLPGKDVATLINLKTGRLACSSRNANGAFHVFHTSCLIHWILLCEVEMITNQSASSKVRRRSRRKTAAKCNGKDDQLIALSSQMHSVFCPECQGTGILIDTDDLEKPNLPLSQLFKYKIKVSDARRAWMKSPEMLENCSTGFHFPSQSEEGIEVSSFDLFVLGKGETVEVAAFLQSRLNRVGVENTGNHVAVCSSR